The following are encoded in a window of Schistocerca nitens isolate TAMUIC-IGC-003100 chromosome 9, iqSchNite1.1, whole genome shotgun sequence genomic DNA:
- the LOC126204335 gene encoding uncharacterized protein LOC126204335, with the protein MAVEQFAAALEALLQAMGFSGRRQRQLQRRRPQRTRKDLQCYNCQPLGHTARECTNAVACLKCAAAHDTRCCTKPRGVAGSCANCGGSHAANSRSCGYLRETRRLLAAPRPAVTPRASTAAPPPRFGGGCEPRRREAATDDALAGFQAAFAAERAALKEELAAVHRQLQQLRDELRVLKKKPPVPAAAPAVSRPVGVDVATQTAAAPPPAALREEAPMDTEDEPPGQPPSKVAAASEGAKAPPESSPAETPTPTSAAPPPAAMQEEAPMDTEDVPPGLPPSKVAAASKGAPAPPASSHAEKPMKKRRISLPFPDVRNVQVILKNTAAALQSGSYPYSDHPYPFTPPDQPIPPLPHRPLHLRTYRGRDMLMEAITRKELALLNSHPIFTPSQWDDLVTIISLWVNEEYRSGRRKMDADTLEAKDDIARQRRQFQ; encoded by the coding sequence ATGGCTGTGGAACAGTTTGCCGCCGCACTAGAAGCTCTCCTCCAAGCGATGGGGTTCTCCGGCCGCCGCCAACGTCAGCTACAGCGCAGGCGACCGCAGCGGACCAGGAAGGACCTCCAGTGCTACAATTGCCAGCCACTGGGGCATACCGCGCGGGAGTGCACGAAtgccgtcgcgtgcttgaagtgcgcggcggctcacgacacccgctgttgtacgaagcctcgtggagtggccggcagctgcgcgaactgcggcgggtcgcacgccgccaactcgcgtagctgcggctacctCCGCGAGACACGCCGTCTACTCGCCGCACCACGCCCTGCGGTGACGCCACGCGCCTCGACGGCCGCCCCGCCCCCACGCTTCGGCGGGGGGTGCGAGCCACGCCGCCGTGAGGCCGCCACTGATGACGCTCtggccggcttccaagccgcctttgcggccGAAAGGGCCGCACTGAAGGAGGAGCTCGCAGCTGTCCATCGCCAGCTCCAACAGCTGCGCGATGAGCTTCGTGTTCTCAAGAAGAAGCCGCCAGTCCCTGCCGCCGCCCCCGCTGTGAGTCGTCCGGTGGGGGTCGACGTGGCCACGCAAACAGCCGCCGCACCCCCTCCCGCAGCGCTGCGGGAGGAGGCGCCCATGGACACTGAAGACGAGCCACCCGGCCAGCCACCCTCCAAGGTGGCAGCCGCAAGCGAGGGCGCTAAGGCGCCTCCTGAATCCTCGCCCGCCGAGACGCCCACGCCGACGTCCGCCGCGCCCCCTCccgcagcaatgcaggaggaggcgCCCATGGACACTGAAGACGTGCCACCCGGCCTGCCACCCTCCAAGGTGGCAGCCGCCAGCAAGGGCGCTCCGGCGCCTCCTGCATCCTCGCACGCCGAGAAGCCCATGAAGAAGAGGAGGATTAGCCTACCATTCCCCGACGTGCGCAACGTCCAGGTCATCCTGAAAAACACCGCCGCCGCACTGCAGTCTGGGTCCTACCCCTATTCCGACCATCCTTACCCCTTCACCCCGCCGGACCAGCCGATACCTCCCCTTCCCCATCGACCGCTCCACCTTCGCACGTACAGAGGCCGTGACATGTTGATGGAAGCGATCACAAGGAAAGAACTCGCCTTGCTCAATTCACACCCCATCTTCACGCCTTCTCAATGGGACGACTTAGTGACCATCATCAGCCTCTGGGTGAACGAAGAGTACCGGTCTGGTAGGAGGAAGATGGATGCCGACACTCTGGAAGCCAAGGACGACATAGCCCGTCAACGACGACAGTTCCAGTAA